One region of Mus musculus strain C57BL/6J chromosome 3, GRCm38.p6 C57BL/6J genomic DNA includes:
- the Cept1 gene encoding choline/ethanolaminephosphotransferase 1 isoform X2, which produces MSGHRSTRKRCGDSHPESPVGFGHMSTTGCVLNKLFQLPTPPLSRHQLKRLEEHRYQSAGRSLLEPLMQGYWEWLVGRVPSWIAPNLITIIGLSINICTTILLVFYCPTATEQAPLWAYIACACGLFIYQSLDAIDGKQARRTNSSSPLGELFDHGCDSLSTVFVVLGTCIAVQLGTNPDWMFFCCFAGTFMFYCAHWQTYVSGTLRFGMSVRYEGKARQEPGGSD; this is translated from the exons ATGAGTGGGCATCGGTCAACAAGGAAACGATGTGGAGATTCTCACCCAGAGTCCCCTGTGGGCTTTGGGCATATGAGTACTACAGGGTGTGTATTAAATAAATTGTTTCAGTTACCGACACCACCACTGTCAAGACACCAGTTAAAACGGCTAGAAGAACACAGGTATCAGAGTGCTGGACGGTCCCTTCTCGAGCCCTTAATGCAAGGATACTGGGAATGGCTAGTTGGAAGAGTACCCTCATGGATTGCCCCAAATCTCATCACCATCATTGGACTATCAATAAATATCTGTACAACTATTTTGTTAGTCTTCTACTGCCCTACAGCTACAGAGCAG GCACCTCTGTGGGCTTATATTGCCTGTGCTTGTGGCCTTTTCATTTACCAGTCTCTGGATGCCATAGATGGGAAACAGGCCAGAAGAACTAACAGTAGCTCTCCTCTGGGAGAACTTTTTGATCATGGCTGTGACTCACTATCGACAG TTTTTGTGGTTCTTGGAACTTGTATTGCAGTACAACTTGGGACAAATCCTGACTggatgtttttttgttgttttgctgggACATTCATGTTCTATTGTGCACACTGGCAAACATATGTTTCTGGAACATTGCGATTTGGAAT gtCAGTCCGTTATGAAGGCAAGgccagacaggaacctggaggcagtgaCTGA